The window AAGAGGAGGATGTCATGCACATGTCAGGCACTCACACATTGTGTAACCACTGTGGAGGAGTTCCCCTTTGATCTGCTGAGCAACATTTGGGAGCTCTATCATATCCCCACGCTTTTTTTCCCTGTATGTTGTGCTCAGACTGGTTCAATTTGCACAGCTGTGTCTGTTGGAGTTGGGCCAGGCAAAGCAGGACACAGGTGCAGACAGTGAAGAATTGTCACGTGCAAGGGACACTGCCAATGGGACGCAATCGAAAATACTTGGCATTGAAGAATTCAATCAGACTCACACCGCAAGAACCGGCATTGAATAAAAATCACATTGCACCAGtggcataaaaaaaaaaattacacacTTATTGGAGAGTGTTTACACAATGAaatcgaatccaggctgtatcacattcggctgtgattgggagttccatagggcggcgcacaattggcccagcgtcatccgggtttggccggggtaggccgtcatcgtaaataaaCCTTCCCTTCAGCAGGGAACAACAGAATGTTTCACTAGTGTCCGTTTCTTGCGGTTTTGATTGAATCCGGCCCTTGGTTGAGAATAAAGCTACTTTACACTGAGACGATTAATACATGTTCACCATTTCCTTTTAGCGATCAGAGCAGTCTAATAAGGTTCATTGAAAGGCATTTGTTATGTAATATCATTGATCATGTTCAGTATAACCCAGCAGGGTCATTTTGTCAGACAGGTAAAGGACTAACAAAATCACTAACAGTGCATACACACTGCAGAGCAGAATAAAAACATTCTAAGTCCTGGCCAGGATAGGTTGCACTCACAAGCTCCTAAAAGGTACAACAGTTCTGGGAAGGCAGACGTTAATGATACATCTTGTATGAAGGCAGTTTGCCTTACTGTATGTTTTCAAGGAAATGTGCTGTACCTCAATGACACCCCTTCACTGTGCTCCATACTACAAATTACGCCACACCTGTGACATGTGACACCCAGTGGTCAGACAACCTTCCCTACAGGACTTTCATCATTGTCACTCACATTGAGGATCAACCAGCACAATTTCTCACAGCTGTGCCAACACTGGGACGACTgagaggcgcagcggtctaaggcactgcatctcagttctagaggcgtcactacagaccctggttcgataccgggctgtatcacaactggccgtgatctgGACTCCCATAGGgccgcgcacaattggcccagcgtcgtccgggttaggggaggtttGGCagtggtaggccatcattgtaaataatacttttttcttaactgacttgcctagttaaataaaggtcaaatttaaaaaatgacaacACCATATTCTTGGTaatatcaatacaatacaacatcagtGATGAGGGGGGAGGGAAATATGGGGGGTAAAATATCTGTAATCCCACCCGAACCTCAATTTGCTTTTAGTGTCTGGGCTAGAGTCTTGCACCTGCATCTCAGGTAAACGTGTTATAATAAAACATATCTACAATGGTAATCATGGCCTTGGTTAGAAGAAGTAAGAACGTATTGGGTGAAAGGCTTCTATCAATTTATATCGCAGACTAAATTGGGCTTGTGAAATATTCTAAACTAATGTACAATTCCAATGTTTCTCATTAGAGTACTACGACATCTTGTGGTTTAAGCATAGTACTGCATGTCATTCTATTATACAAGTTTAATTAGTGGAATCAGGTGTTACCTCTAGGCTGGAATAAAAGCTTACACCCACACCAGCATTTGCTGGGTAAGATTGCCCACCCCTGGGATGTGGCAATTCTTTCAGGTTTAATGAGAAGGAACCTAAACTTCTGTCATAAAACATATTAGTGAAAGAGGGGTCTGGCCAAACAATGATAAAGGAAGCAGGGTACAAAACTAATCTTTACTCAGGAAGTGGAGTTCCAACACAGTAAATTACaaagtagaaagaggaggaagggaagcgctactaaggtacactatagtagattttggtagatagaaggtgctctttggtaaaaggtgtaaattggtcatcaaaaagaaaggaggaccaaggcactcttcatataattaattaaaatgcctttattagtatggcatgttcaatagatacaaagttttttaaaaaccgacgcgtttcggctgcatggccttggtactccctgacgaaggccatgcagccgaaacgcgtcagtttttaaaaaactttgtttctattgaacatgccatactaataaaggcattttaattaattatatgaagagtcccttggtcctcctttctttttgacagTAAATTACaaattcaatattactttgccTTGGCAAAAAGATTTTTATTAAACATGTGCATGTTTGCCACGATTTAAAAGACATTTGTTCCATTCAGATACAtacaaataatatatatttaaaGCTGTGAAAAAACTGTAGTGGCTTACTTTTAATTCCAAATCAATAGGAGATTAGGGATTCAATAAAACATCTCATGTTCAAAAAAACACCTTACAAGGTAGTTTTTTTGAGTAATAGAAAAATACAGTTTCACATTGGTACTAATAAATACTTTCTCAGTGTGGAGTACTGTCCCAAAAGGCACCAACTGTTTCTTCTCAGATCAATTCAACATATAAAACAAGATTACTATGTCACCATTGCCCCAAAGTCAAATCTACTACACAGGACATAACATATGAACCCGTTTAACATTAACCCGTTCCCagagaaatgtacacattttaAGAGCGCTTTGATTTCACCAAGGACACTTCCTGAGATGTCAGCGTGTTTTCCTCCAGTAAACCATGACTGTCACGAAAGCCACTGCAGCCACAAGCGACACCGTACGCCAATGTGACACAGTGCTAACAACCGCCTCCTGCAAGCAAAAAGAAAAAAGTCAACCACACGGTCACATTCAACAGTGGAAGCATTACATTGTCCCTACTAACCATATTCATGGGCTGGACTCAATACCATtcagcctgctgagctaaagcctagtgCTAGTTCTGGGATCTATAGGTGTgaggcaaggttactcatcatcAAACAGGCTTAGCTTTATGAACTGACAGTACTGTGACTTGGCCCAGGTAGTTGCACTCGGGTGCTGCCCACATCGGAATTACCTGCCTGCATTGGCCAATGGCCCCAATGTGCTGTGCGACGTTTGAAGTCCCTCTCtaacaccccctccaacccctggTGCAGCTTCATTTAATAACTCCATCTGTGTTTTAAAACTAACAACCCCCAAGCAGGACCTCCTTTCGGAGCCTCCGCATTACACGTGCACACAATGCTGTCGAGTACACATATGTTCATGGTCGTATTTGAGTAGGAGTGAGTGCTTCCTCCTCTTGATATGCATGCATGTGCATGTGAGTCACCATACGCAGTATGTACACGAACGTTTCAACTAGCATCctttacatttttgttttgtcagATGGGCGTGTGACTTATGTCTATACTTGTCAGATGTGCATTCTTGAATAGATCAGTTAAGAGTTCGTCCAAACCAATGGACAGGCCATGGAACTGCTGTGGTGGATTGATCCAGAATCTCCTCACCTCCGCCCAAAGTTAgcctacatttaggctattgtttatatgtgtatttGACATTATGTtgggggtaaaaaaaataaaaaagtgtacaATGCTTGTATGGAAACCACAATACATGTTCACGTCATCTTTACCAATCAATTGCATTACACTTAAAAACAACTGAAAATAACACCACTGATTGCTATATGGCTAGCTATGCTATCAGCTTATCTGAACGGTGGTTAACATTTAGGACATCATGACAGATTTGACGAATATCCAATTTGTTAGAATGGGCATCAAAGACGGCGTCCTTCCTCTATCCCCCCACGGTCTGTTTTCAATTGATCTCTTTACTGCATGTATGTACTGATTGTGACAGTGTCTCTGCTCTTGTGgtattaataaataaaatacGGTATCCTTGTAAATCTGGCAGTGGAGTCTTCATGGGTGGGTATGTTGGCATACTCCAGCAGGGTACTCACCCATCCTCCTTGCTGTCGGATCCAAGTGGAGACATTTTCCCTGATGAACTGTAATACCCAGTTAATAACCTTCTTGATGCTTTCTAAGTGGTTCTGTGTCAGTGCCTTGGAAagggggataaaaaaaatattaaaaatacatatatatatatatatatatagcgagGGGAGATTCATTCTGCTTTACATTTGAACGTTTCAATGATTTCATATTCAGTAACATGCACATTCTGGGTGTTACCTTGTAAATGAGCTTGTAGGCCAAGTGAAACAGGGAGACCACTCGGCCCCAGTTGATACCATCTGCAAAGATTTCCCTGGCCACTGAGAAGAACACATCCTGGGCACAGTTTACCTGGACTCTGTTTATTAGGCTGTCAGAGGAAGGAGAGGCAAATAATTAGAAACTGAGGAAGAGTTTCTTTTTCCATGT is drawn from Salvelinus fontinalis isolate EN_2023a chromosome 4, ASM2944872v1, whole genome shotgun sequence and contains these coding sequences:
- the LOC129854072 gene encoding apoptosis regulator BAX-like encodes the protein MADSRERRKTGEDEPQGAVGGEDVNDDRIMEQGAIVLRGYVVERVNEENPERHLAPEDLGGRPNEQEDHQVKDVVHQLLLIADDMNRNAELQHLINRVQVNCAQDVFFSVAREIFADGINWGRVVSLFHLAYKLIYKALTQNHLESIKKVINWVLQFIRENVSTWIRQQGGWEAVVSTVSHWRTVSLVAAVAFVTVMVYWRKTR